The genomic segment CATTGCAGGGTTCGTGCTCTTGTTATCTCTATCTATAGCAATGCTCGTATTCTCGAACCTTACAGAAGATGTATCTAATATGCTTACAGCGCTAGAGCAAGGAAAATCACAGTCTAAAGAACTGAATCCTAACTTTGATGATTCAGATACACCTCCCTATCTTCCTGATAACCCTGAAGCTGTAATAACTTTTTGGGAAATAGACACAGAGAACTTTAAAAAGGGCGAGTATATAGGTATAGCAGTCATAAAAGAAGGCGAGATCTATGTCAACGTGAAATATTCTAATTTAAAAGCAATACTGAAGAACAATTACAGGCCTATTGAAATAACCATAGAGGGAGCAGAGCTGCCCTATCAGCCCGGGACAACCGCACACTTAAAAGCAATAGCAAAAGAGTCCTGGCGCTGGCAATATGCAGCTGAATATACAGATCGGTAATAACCTTCCTTAAGCCTGAATTAACCCAACCTCACTTAAACTCTCTATTTCTTATCTTCACTGCTAGTAGAACAAGGTGGACCATCACAGCTCCCATCCTTGTCGCAGCACTTCTTTGGCTCGGGCTTCCTATGATCTGTTGCATAAAAACCGCTGCCTTTAAATATAATACCTGCACCTTTACCTATCAATCTCTTTACTTCTCCTCCACACTCTGGACATTCAGAGAGCAGTTTATCGCTCATATTTTGAAATTTATCAAACTTAATACCGCATTTCCTGCACTCATATTCATAAGTGGGCATTTTAATTACCTCCTGTAATCTGTTATAAGCCTGCCCCTAAGATGGTCAACTTCATGCTGTAAGACGCGGGCGAAGATCCCTTTTACTTTTAACTTCAATGCTTTGTTGTTCTCGTCAACACCTTCAACAACAATCCTATAATTACGCCTAACCTCTACTATCTGATCTGGGATGCTGAGGCACCTCTCAGCCGCAGTATCAGACCCCCAGGATTTAACTATAACAGGATTGGCAATCTTAAAAACCCTGCCTCTCTCATTGAAAGCAACAATCATCCTCTTCTCTATTCCTACCTGAGAAGCAGCAAGTCCAATACCGCCTGATTCAAACATTGTATATTCCATATTCTCAAAAAGTTCCTTATCAGAGGAAGTCACTCTGTCCAACGAATAGCACTCTACCCTTAAAATAGGGTCCGGAACCTTATGAACATCAAGCATTACCATTCTATAAACTCCCATCTAATACCTTGATTACTTTAAATCTAAAACACCTTAAACTAAAGCTCTCCTAAAATCTGTAATCTCTTATTGAGGGAATTTTTAATCATGACATATCAGAATAATACTGTCAACACTTTAACAGGATATAACAGTATTTGATAATACTCCTATGCCGTCTATCTCAACAGAGACCTTATCTCCTACCTCCATGCTTCCTACCCCCGAAGGAGTTCCAGTAGAGACTATATCTCCCGGCTTAAGAGTCATAATAGAGGATATAAAAGCTAACAGCTCTGGAAGTGAGAATATAAAGTTAGAGATACTTGAATCCTGCTTTAATTCTGAGTTTAGATAACTCTTAACTCTTAGATTGTCTAGTTCAAGATCTGTCTCTATCCAGGGTCCAAAAGGAGCAAAGCTATCGAATGATTTTGCCCGGCTCCATTGAATATCCCTACTCTGGATATCTCGAGCTGTTACATCATTGAGGCAGGAGTAACCTAAAATATAGTCAGCTACTTCAGACTCTTTAATATCTTTAGCCTCTCTTCTTATAACAACTGCAAGCTCCGCTTCATAATCCAGCCTCTTAACCCCTTTAGGATATACTATGCTATCACCGTCTTTAATAAGAGAACTGGGCGGCTTAAGAAATATTATCGGCTCATCAGGTATCTTCATATCAAGCTCTCTGGCATGGTCTCTATAGTTAAGTCCAGCCAAGACTATCTTTTGAGGTTCAGTTGGAATAAGCAATTTAACATCAGTAAAAGAGAGGTCCTTTAGCGGATTGATTTTATCAAAAGGGGGATCTTTTAAGAGAGTAACGGAACTCTCTTCTATTTTAGCCCAATATTCTCTATTTTCGTAAAAAACTCTTGTTATCTTCATAGTTAGCCAGATAGAAGGCCTGAGAATCCCATAAATGAGAGCGCAAGAAGACCGGCAATAATAAGCGCAATCCCTGCTCCTTTAAGAGGTCTAGGCACATCTGCAATATCTAAGTCTTCTCTTATTCCAGCCATTATTAAAAGTGCTAGAGTAAATCCTGACCCTGCACCCAAGGCAAAGACTACACTCTGAATAAAACTATAATCTTTAAGTACCATAAATAGTGCTAGACCTAAAATAGCACAGTTAGTCGTAATAAGCGGCAAATATATGCCTAAGGCTTTATATAGAACCGGCGAACTCTTCTTTATGAACATCTCAACTATCTGTACTAGAGATGCTATCACAAGGATAAAGACAACATATTCCAGATAAACCATATTAAAAGGAACCAAGAGCTTATGGTAAAGCAGCCAGGTAGAGATTGAAGTTAGGCTCATAACAAAAGTTACAGCAGCCCCCATACCTAATGCTGAGCTAAGCTTTCTGGATACCCCTAAGAATGGACATATCCCTAAAAAATAGCTGAGAACAAAATTATTAACTACAGCAGCTGAGAGAAAGATAATCAGTAGTTTCATCTTTTCTTTATTATCATATTCATTAACCCAACCATAAGACCCAACCCTATAAAGGCTCCTGCAGGAAGAATCATAACCAGCATCGGTTCATAACTCTGACCCAGAATAGAGATATTAAATATCTTGCCGCTTCCCAGTATCTCGCGCATACCGCCCAGTACAAGCAGTGCAAGGGTAAAACCAACTCCCATGCCTAAGGCATCTAAGAGGGTTTTTAGAATGCTGTTCTTAGAAGCAAAAGCTTCGCAACGGCCAAGTATAATACAGTTAACAACGATTAGAGGAACATAAGGCCCCAGAGCCTTGCTCAGATCGGGAAACTGAGCCTTTAAAAAAAGATCTGCAATGGTAACAAATGTCGCAATAATTATTGTAAATGTAGCGATCCTTACCTGATAAGGCACTACTCTTTTTATAATTGAGACTACGAAAGTAGATGAACTCAAGACAAATATAACAGCAGCTCCCATAGTAAGAGCATTTATAGCCGAAGTTGTAACAGCAAGGACTGGACAGAGCCCCAGAAGTAGAATAAGAACGGGGTTCTGAGAGATTATACCTTTCTTAAATTCAAAAAAACCGCTTCTATCATCCATCTTTTTTTATCCCGGGTATTATTTCATCTAAAGCAAGATTGATGATCTTCACAACAGCGAGAGACGAGATAGTCGCACCTGTTATTGCCTGAATCTGATTGGGATTAGAGAGCTCCCTTCCCTTTATATAATCTACTCCAGATGAGACTTCAAGATTCTTAAACTGGTTCTTAAAATCTTTAGATGTTATCTTACCTCCAAGACCAGGCGTCTCAACACTCTCTAGTATATCAATACCTTTTATAGATTTTAAATCTTTAGACAGTATAACCAGAATTTTAATCTCACCCTGATAACCGTTGCCCCCTGCAATAACAGCATAGGAGAGTAGATGAGAATCCTTATCGTAGAGATAGAATACGCTATAACCCTCAATCTCTCTCTCTGAATTCCTCACTACTCCAGAGACCAAGTTCGAGACCGAACTCTCAAACTCCCTCTCTTTATTCTCTCTTATCTTCAGCTCTGTCTTCTGATATATGCTGGCAAGCGTAAAACCTGAAAAGGTCGCTACCAGGCCAAGTGTAAGGCTCATTTTATAAAGAACCTTCAAAGACCGAACCTCCTAGATAGTGTAGTTCGGTTTATAAGAGGAGTAACTGCATTCATTATCAGGATAGAGTACATCACGCCTTCAGGTAGCCCAGAGAAGCTCCTTATTAAAAATACAAGAGACCCTACACCTAAACCAAATATACACTTTCCCCTCTTTGTTAGGGGGGTTGTAACAGGATCAGTTGCCATAAAGAATAGGCCTATTAAGAATCCTCCTCCTAAGATACCGAACAAAGGACTGCTGAACTTAGCAGGGTTTATAAGATAGAATACCCCGGATATAAAAGAAAAGCTCAATAGTCCGCTCAAAGGAATCCTGTAATCAATAACTCTCATAGAGAGAAGATAGATACCGCCTAAAATAATTGCAAAAGCACAGGTTTCACCAAGAGAGCCTGGAATATTACCCCAAAAGAGCGATCTTAAAGATAGATATACCTCATTAAACTTAGCCAGCCCCAATGGTGTTGCAGCAGTAACAGCATCTAAGGAACCTTTATAGCCAAAAGGATAAGAATAGCTTGTCATAGCAATAGGATAAGAAGCCTGTAAGAATGCCCTGCCGATAAGAGCTGGATTAAATACGTTATAGCCCAGACCTCCAAATACTCCTTTACCAAAAATAATTGCAAAGATAGCACCTAAGGCAACCATCCAGGAAGGCAAACTCGGAGGCAATATTAAAGCGAAAAGTAAAGCAGTAATAACGGTCGAGCCGTCTAGGAAGTCAATCTCTTTTCTGCGTAACTTTAAAAATAGAGCCTCAGCTATAAGAGAAGCTACTAAAGATACTGCCATAATCCTCAGAGCATTAAATCTGAAGAAATAGATACTTACCGCTATGACCGGAATAAGGGCTATGACTACATTCCACATCATAAAGCGCAGGCCCAAGGCTCCCTTTATATGCGGAGATCCGGATATAATAAGTCTGTTATCTTCCATAAATATTATTGTTCTTTAAATAATCCTTACCTAATTTTATATAGTCAAGCAGAGGTATGCGAGACGAACATATGTAGCTGCAGCTACCGCACTCAATGCAATCTGAGATATTATACTCATCCAGGAGATCCCATTTACCATGTTTAACAAAATGGGCTATCTTGGTAGGCATAAGATTCATAGGGCAGAGATCAACACATTGAGAACATCTAATACAGGGATACTCCTTATAATCAGATACAAATCTCTTAGATAATAATAAGATACCGGAAGTACCTTTTAGGATAGGGGTATCGAGTGAAGCCTGGGTAATACCCATCATAGGACCGCCAAATATGATCTTGCTAAGCTCTTTAGTAAGACCGCCGCTATGCTCAATTACATCTTTGAGCAGAGTACCTACTCTTACGGAATAGACTCCGGGGTTAGAGACCGCATCTCCAGCTAAGGTAAGATATCTCTCTATTAAAGGCTTACCCTTATAAACCGCCTCATAGATACTGAAGCAGGTTCCGACATTGAGAACTATAGCTCCAACATCAAAAGGAAGACCGCCAGGAGGAACCTCTCTGGATATAACAGATTTAATCAATTGCTTCTCAGCACCCTGAGGATATATCTTATCAACCTTAATTACTTCAATATTCTTCTTTAAAGCCGCCTGGCGCATTCTAATCAGAGCTTCTTCTTTGTCAGACTCTAGAACAACAATAACTCTGTCAGGATTTACTATTTTTCTTACCAACTCAATGCCTTTTATTATTTCAAAAGGCTTATCCTGCATAAGAATATCATCAGAGGCAAGATAAGGCTCACATTCACAGCCGTTGATTATCAGAGTCTCTATCTTCTTATCTTGAGGCGGGTTCAGCTTAACATGAGTCGGGAAAGCCCCGCCGCCTAAACCAACAATACCGCAATCTTTTATTATATCGATAAGTTCTTTGGGAGACTTCTCCTCAACTTTACTCTTTTTTACTTCTTTCCACTCTTCGTCAGTTCCATCTCCCTCTATAGATACAGCTATTGATTTACCTAGCAGAGGATGACTGTAATTACATACCTTACTCACTTTACCTGATATAGAACTATGGAGAGAGGCTGAGATAAAACCATCCGGATCAGCAATTTTATCTCCTGCCTTTAGAATCTGATCTTTTTCGACCAACAGAGTAGAAGCCTTACCTGTATGCTGAATCAAATGGAGTGAGACTCTCTTAGGTAAAAAAGATCCTTTAAGTTTTTTAGGAAAAGAGAGACTCTGCTCTTCTTTTATATCTACGCCTTCTTTGAGATTTGACATATGTATATATAGATGTTAAAATCTTTCTCAAATTATAAATAAGCTATGAGCAAAAATCAACAAAATTTAGAATTTGAAATAGAATTCACAGATAAACTCATTCAGGAAAACCCTGATTATATCGACGGACTCATTCTCTTAGGAGGTCTTCTGACAAAAGATAAGCAATACCAGGGAGCACTAGAGATAGACTGCAGACTGAAAGATCTAAGGCCAGATGACCCAATAATATTTTACAACCTTGCCTGTGATTACTCTCTATTAAACAAAAAGAGTCTCTCCTTAAAAGCATTAGAGGACTCTCTAAGACTTGGATATAAAGATATTGATTTTATTTTTAAAGACCCCGATCTTGAAAACTTAAGATCCAGCAAACGCTTCCCTCAATTGATTGAAAAGTACAGCAAAATATCTTCAAAAGTATAGCCTAAAGCTATTACTGCATATCGGCTAAATCTTTCAATGTCTCTCTTATCTTTTCATCCGGAAGCTCATAATCCTCTAGATCTCCAGCTAGATATCTCTCGTAAGAGTAGAGATCGAAATGACCATGACCTGAGAAGTTAAATACAATGGTCTTCTCTCTGTTCTCTTCCTTGCATCTTAAAGCTTCATCGATTACAGCCTTAATAGCATGAGATGTCTCTGGAGCAGGTATTATACCTTCTGTGCGCGCAAAAGTAATGGCCGCTTCAAAAGCTGCATTCTGATTATAAGCAACAGCATCCATGACCTTATGATGTGCAAGGAGAGAGAGAATAGGGGCATCGCCGTGATAACGCAAACCTCCAGCGTGAATAGGAGCTGGTATAAACTTATGACCTAAAGTATACATTTTAAGCAGAGGGGTTAAACCCACAGTATCTCCATAATCATAGAGGTACTCTCCTTTAGTAAAAGTAGGCGTTGCTGTTGGTTCAACTGCAAGGAACCTAATATCCTCTCCTTTAAGCTTATCAGCAACAAAAGGAAGAAAAAGCCCTGCAAAGTTAGAACCTCCGCCAACACAGCCTATTAAAACATCAGCCTTCTCATTAACAAGCTCAAGCTGTCTCTTTGTCTCAAGGCCTACAATAGTCTGATGCATAAGCACGTGGTTTAACACACTACCTAAGCTATATTTTGTATCATCATTCTTTGCAGCCTCTTCAACAGCTTCAGATATTGCAATACCTAAACTGCCGTATGAGTTAGGATTTTCCTTCAGTATAGAACGGCCTGACTCTGTCCTATCGCTAGGTGAAGGATAGATATCTGCGTTCCAAACTTGCATCAGATTCCTTCTGTACGGCTTCTGCTCATAACTTATCTTGACCATATATACTATACATTCTAAATCAAATATATTGCAGGCAAATGCAAGAGCAGACCCCCATTGACCGGCTCCGGTCTCAGTAGAGATTCTCTTTACCCCGGCTTTCTTATTATAGTAAGCTTGGGCAATAGCTGTATTGGGCTTATGACTACCCGGAGGAGATACAGATTCATTCTTATAGTATATCCTGGCCGGAGTCTTAAGATATTTCTCAAGCTTATAGGCTCTATGTAAAGGGGATGGTCTCCAAATCTTGTATACATCTATTAACTCATCTGGTATATCTACCCAGCGTTCTTTTGTCATTTCCTGGGCAACGAGAGACTCAGGAAATATCGGATAAAGTTCTTCAGGAGCCAAAGGTTCTTTTGTTTTTGGATTTCTTGGCGGCGGGCACTCCCAAGGCAGATCAGCTAGAACGTTATACCATGCTTTTGGCAGCTCTTCCTCAGGTAAAATTATCTTGCTATCCATCTAAATCTCATTTCTTAATTAACAGAAATATTATACCTTAAAACTTTTTTTAGAAAAAACTAATTGCAGCCCTTGTCTCTTAAAAAATTAAAGATACATCTAAAATCAAATCTTAAACTCAATTACATAATTAGGCTCTGCATACTCTACCAAGCTATTGCCTGACAACTCATCAACCATAGCTTCAACAGAGATATCTGAGATAATCTCAAACTGATATACCCTTATATTGACTATAATATCTAGAACCTTTAGATTATACTCTTCTATAAAATCAGCAACTTCAGTCTCGCTAACTTCTTTTTTAAACTTAACCAAGATCTGAGACTCAACATATTTACCCTTCTTATCTCTCTCTTGAATTAACTCTTCTTGAGGCGAATTTAGCTCTTGAACCTGAATTGAATCCCCATCTTTGCTCTCTAAATTGGCAGCTTGGGGTATAAAGAAAAAGAATATAATGAGGAGTAGCACTAAGACAACAGATGTAATTATTAAAATCTTCATCTTAATCAATTATATTGAATAGTTTTTAAGATTCAAGAATATAATATACTATGTCAACCACATTTAGAAATGTCTTATTTTAAACATTTGTTAAAATTAATTCTTTGTCAGCCTTTTTGTTTTGGTAGCTCTCTGTGTACTTGATAACTTTATTCATCATATTAATCACTCTATGAGGGTGTCTCCCTATAGCTGTCTCGCCTGAAAGAAGCAAGTGCGTCGCTCCATCTAAAATAGCATTTGCAACATCACTTACCTCGGCTCTTGTAGGAAGACGCTCTTCTGTCATACTTTCAAGCATCTGCGTAGCTACAATTACCGGCTTTCCTCTTAAAGAACACATTTTTATAATCTCTTTCTGAACTACAGGAACTTGATAGATAGGTATGCAGATACCTAGATCACCGCGGGCAACTATAATACCGTCAGCTTCAGCTATTATCTCTTCTATATTAGCCAGGGCTTCTCTACTTTCCACTTTGGCAAATATTTTACATTGAGCATGTCTTGGCTTAACAATGCTTTTAAGCAGTCTTATATCAGAAGCCCCTCTTACAAACGACTGGGCAACATAATCAAGCTTATACTTTATTGCAATCTCTACATCCCTTTTGTCTTTTTGGGTCAATGATTCAAAATCTAATTTCACATCAGAAATGTTTATCCCCTTATGCTCCTTCAACAAGCCGGAGATAAGAACTTTTACCTTAAGGCGCTTTCTCTCAATAGATTTGACTTCAAGCACTATTCTACCGTCATCGATATAAATCAAAGTACCTTCCTTAATCCGTTTTAATGAACCTTGGTAATCAAATGGCACTTCTTCTTCATTGCCTATGATATCTTCTTGACTTAAATAAAACTGTGTTCTTTTCTTTAGCTGAAGCGGTGCGGCTAACTTTCCTACTCGTATACGATATCCTTCTAAATCCTGCATTATTTTTATTGCCCGTTTCATTTTTTTGTTGAGAGCACGGACAATCTTAACTTTTTCTAGATGCTTAGAATGCGTAGCGTGAGAAAAATTCAAACGTACTATATCAAGACCGCTGATAAACATTTTTCTCAATACTGTTTCAGAGCTGCTTGTCGGGCCTAAAGTAGCAACAATTTTTGTTTTTACCATATATCTCTTTTCTAATCCAGAACTGTTTCTATTATCTGCTATTCAGTGCTTTTTTATAAACTAAAAGTGTCTCTTCAGTTACCTTCCTTATGTTCTCTACTCTATTTTAGGTTTTTTAATTTCTGGTCAAAAAGATCATCAGTTCTATCAATTAAATCATTTCTCTGTTGATTAGTTACATCTATCTTTTTCTTTATGCTCCCTATATAG from the Candidatus Kaelpia aquatica genome contains:
- a CDS encoding zinc ribbon domain-containing protein — encoded protein: MPTYEYECRKCGIKFDKFQNMSDKLLSECPECGGEVKRLIGKGAGIIFKGSGFYATDHRKPEPKKCCDKDGSCDGPPCSTSSEDKK
- the def gene encoding peptide deformylase; the encoded protein is MVMLDVHKVPDPILRVECYSLDRVTSSDKELFENMEYTMFESGGIGLAASQVGIEKRMIVAFNERGRVFKIANPVIVKSWGSDTAAERCLSIPDQIVEVRRNYRIVVEGVDENNKALKLKVKGIFARVLQHEVDHLRGRLITDYRR
- a CDS encoding fumarylacetoacetate hydrolase family protein; protein product: MKITRVFYENREYWAKIEESSVTLLKDPPFDKINPLKDLSFTDVKLLIPTEPQKIVLAGLNYRDHARELDMKIPDEPIIFLKPPSSLIKDGDSIVYPKGVKRLDYEAELAVVIRREAKDIKESEVADYILGYSCLNDVTARDIQSRDIQWSRAKSFDSFAPFGPWIETDLELDNLRVKSYLNSELKQDSSISNFIFSLPELLAFISSIMTLKPGDIVSTGTPSGVGSMEVGDKVSVEIDGIGVLSNTVISC
- the rsxA gene encoding electron transport complex subunit RsxA produces the protein MKLLIIFLSAAVVNNFVLSYFLGICPFLGVSRKLSSALGMGAAVTFVMSLTSISTWLLYHKLLVPFNMVYLEYVVFILVIASLVQIVEMFIKKSSPVLYKALGIYLPLITTNCAILGLALFMVLKDYSFIQSVVFALGAGSGFTLALLIMAGIREDLDIADVPRPLKGAGIALIIAGLLALSFMGFSGLLSG
- a CDS encoding electron transport complex subunit E codes for the protein MDDRSGFFEFKKGIISQNPVLILLLGLCPVLAVTTSAINALTMGAAVIFVLSSSTFVVSIIKRVVPYQVRIATFTIIIATFVTIADLFLKAQFPDLSKALGPYVPLIVVNCIILGRCEAFASKNSILKTLLDALGMGVGFTLALLVLGGMREILGSGKIFNISILGQSYEPMLVMILPAGAFIGLGLMVGLMNMIIKKR
- a CDS encoding FMN-binding protein; its protein translation is MKVLYKMSLTLGLVATFSGFTLASIYQKTELKIRENKEREFESSVSNLVSGVVRNSEREIEGYSVFYLYDKDSHLLSYAVIAGGNGYQGEIKILVILSKDLKSIKGIDILESVETPGLGGKITSKDFKNQFKNLEVSSGVDYIKGRELSNPNQIQAITGATISSLAVVKIINLALDEIIPGIKKDG
- a CDS encoding RnfABCDGE type electron transport complex subunit D codes for the protein MEDNRLIISGSPHIKGALGLRFMMWNVVIALIPVIAVSIYFFRFNALRIMAVSLVASLIAEALFLKLRRKEIDFLDGSTVITALLFALILPPSLPSWMVALGAIFAIIFGKGVFGGLGYNVFNPALIGRAFLQASYPIAMTSYSYPFGYKGSLDAVTAATPLGLAKFNEVYLSLRSLFWGNIPGSLGETCAFAIILGGIYLLSMRVIDYRIPLSGLLSFSFISGVFYLINPAKFSSPLFGILGGGFLIGLFFMATDPVTTPLTKRGKCIFGLGVGSLVFLIRSFSGLPEGVMYSILIMNAVTPLINRTTLSRRFGL
- the rsxC gene encoding electron transport complex subunit RsxC translates to MSNLKEGVDIKEEQSLSFPKKLKGSFLPKRVSLHLIQHTGKASTLLVEKDQILKAGDKIADPDGFISASLHSSISGKVSKVCNYSHPLLGKSIAVSIEGDGTDEEWKEVKKSKVEEKSPKELIDIIKDCGIVGLGGGAFPTHVKLNPPQDKKIETLIINGCECEPYLASDDILMQDKPFEIIKGIELVRKIVNPDRVIVVLESDKEEALIRMRQAALKKNIEVIKVDKIYPQGAEKQLIKSVISREVPPGGLPFDVGAIVLNVGTCFSIYEAVYKGKPLIERYLTLAGDAVSNPGVYSVRVGTLLKDVIEHSGGLTKELSKIIFGGPMMGITQASLDTPILKGTSGILLLSKRFVSDYKEYPCIRCSQCVDLCPMNLMPTKIAHFVKHGKWDLLDEYNISDCIECGSCSYICSSRIPLLDYIKLGKDYLKNNNIYGR
- a CDS encoding TrpB-like pyridoxal phosphate-dependent enzyme, with protein sequence MDSKIILPEEELPKAWYNVLADLPWECPPPRNPKTKEPLAPEELYPIFPESLVAQEMTKERWVDIPDELIDVYKIWRPSPLHRAYKLEKYLKTPARIYYKNESVSPPGSHKPNTAIAQAYYNKKAGVKRISTETGAGQWGSALAFACNIFDLECIVYMVKISYEQKPYRRNLMQVWNADIYPSPSDRTESGRSILKENPNSYGSLGIAISEAVEEAAKNDDTKYSLGSVLNHVLMHQTIVGLETKRQLELVNEKADVLIGCVGGGSNFAGLFLPFVADKLKGEDIRFLAVEPTATPTFTKGEYLYDYGDTVGLTPLLKMYTLGHKFIPAPIHAGGLRYHGDAPILSLLAHHKVMDAVAYNQNAAFEAAITFARTEGIIPAPETSHAIKAVIDEALRCKEENREKTIVFNFSGHGHFDLYSYERYLAGDLEDYELPDEKIRETLKDLADMQ
- the pyk gene encoding pyruvate kinase, which translates into the protein MVKTKIVATLGPTSSSETVLRKMFISGLDIVRLNFSHATHSKHLEKVKIVRALNKKMKRAIKIMQDLEGYRIRVGKLAAPLQLKKRTQFYLSQEDIIGNEEEVPFDYQGSLKRIKEGTLIYIDDGRIVLEVKSIERKRLKVKVLISGLLKEHKGINISDVKLDFESLTQKDKRDVEIAIKYKLDYVAQSFVRGASDIRLLKSIVKPRHAQCKIFAKVESREALANIEEIIAEADGIIVARGDLGICIPIYQVPVVQKEIIKMCSLRGKPVIVATQMLESMTEERLPTRAEVSDVANAILDGATHLLLSGETAIGRHPHRVINMMNKVIKYTESYQNKKADKELILTNV